Proteins co-encoded in one Nothobranchius furzeri strain GRZ-AD chromosome 4, NfurGRZ-RIMD1, whole genome shotgun sequence genomic window:
- the LOC107388413 gene encoding uncharacterized protein isoform X2, whose product MADLTHRCHGNFPQRRAIPFPQGLRCRARLAQEATSSETGPNLSPENEPNWCCNGKPGAAFPPSGKREQQPGKSVQDLLKRTRIHPEAQRILGNSSIAVVSLERLNFQTVSLLSLQPVVSLVRLPSQTQTEHQHDQDLKHHQQNGFRPKDILELKEVSLDAESAEAADWDQTGATSWTELYHSESASFGEPEQDSGFDCESNPDQSYILFASGSEDGKSDSETFYLDPDAEQAVLFELDPEVEAEQGHLLGLEDESEVVEVDHGEDQSLELECEARAEPEQSESEDFCAVCLNGGDLLCCDRCPKVYHLSCHVPRLTSFPLGDWVCTLCRSDQEPPQAYDCENTHPGGTVKVPYTLSHQDQRRCEKLSLLLYCHTLSAPFHEPVSPLARNYYQIIKKPIDLSVIRRKLDRSNTLHYFSSEQFVDDVLLMFKNCAKFNYPDSEVAHAGRNLEMFFLSKLKEIFPDQTFPSATQNRTDRARLQWFRRKRRNVFSGKKYYL is encoded by the exons ATGGCAGACCTGACTCACAGATGCCATGGCAACTTTCCACAAAGACGAGCCATCCCGTTTCCACAGGGACTCAGGTGCAGAGCTCGTCTGGCACaggaggccacgtcatcagagACGGGTCCAAATCTGAGTCCAGAGAAc GAGCCAAACTGGTGTTGCAATGGGAAACCCGGAGCAGCCTTTCCACCATCAGGAAAACGAGAACAGCAGCCTGGTAAAAGTGTCCAAGATTTACTGAAGAGAACCAG GATTCACCCAGAGGCCCAGAGGATTCTGGGTAATTCCTCCATCGCTGTGGTGAGCCTGGAACGTCTCAACTTCCAGACTGTGTCCTTGTTATCTCTGCAGCCTGTTGTGTCATTGGTCCGACTGCCATCTCAAACACAAACCGAGCACCAACACGATCAGGATTTAAAGCATCATCAGCAG AACGGATTCAGACCAAAAGACATTCTGGAATTAAAAGAAGTTTCACTCGATGCCGAGTCAGCAGAAGCAGCTGATTGGGATCAGACAGGAGCAACATCTTGGACTGAGCTGTATCATTCAGAAAGCGCTTCGTttggagaaccagaacaagattcTGGCTTTGACTGTGAATCCAATCCAGATCAGTCCTACATCCTGTTTGCTTCAGGATCAGAGGATGGGAAAAGCGATTCAGAAACATTCTATTTGGATCCGGATGCAGAACAGGCTGTGCTGTTTGAACTGGACCCAGAAGTTGAAGCAGAACAGGGTCATCTTCTGGGGCTGGAGGATGAGTCTGAGGTAGTTGAAGTGGATCACGGCGAAGATCAAAGTCTGGAGCTGGAGTGTGAAGCGAGAGCAGAACCTGAACAGAGTGAGAGTGAAGATTTTTGTGCCGTTTGTCTGAATGGAGGAGATCTTCTCTGCTGTGATCGCTGCCCAAAGGTTTACCATCTGTCCTGTCATGTCCCTCGTCTCACCAGCTTCCCTCT AGGCGACTGGGTGTGCACGCTGTGTCGGTCGGACCAGGAGCCTCCACAGGCCTACGACTGTGAGAACACACACCCCGGTGGAACCGTAAAAGTGCCTTACACACTctcccatcaggaccagagg AGGTGTGAGAAGTTGTCCCTGTTGTTGTACTGTCACACACTCAGCGCTCCTTTCCACGAACCCGTCAGCCCACTG GCCCGGAACTACTACCAGATCATCAAGAAGCCCATTGATCTATCAGTCATCCGACGGAAACTAGACAGGAGCAACACTCTCCATTACTTCTCATCAGAGCAGTTTGTTGACGATGTCCTGCTGATGTTTAAAAACTGTGCCAAGTTTAATTAT CCGGACTCGGAGGTGGCCCATGCTGGCCGGAACCTTGAGATGTTTTTCTTGAGTAAACTGAAGGAGATTTTTCCTGACCAGACGTTTCCATCAGCCACTCAGAACAGAACGGACAGAGCTCGGCTCCAGTGGTTCAGGAGGAAGAGAAGAAATGTCTTTAGTGGGAAGAAATATTACCTATAA
- the LOC107388413 gene encoding uncharacterized protein isoform X1 — MADLTHRCHGNFPQRRAIPFPQGLRCRARLAQEATSSETGPNLSPENEPNWCCNGKPGAAFPPSGKREQQPGKSVQDLLKRTRIHPEAQRILGNSSIAVVSLERLNFQTVSLLSLQPVVSLVRLPSQTQTEHQHDQDLKHHQQQNGFRPKDILELKEVSLDAESAEAADWDQTGATSWTELYHSESASFGEPEQDSGFDCESNPDQSYILFASGSEDGKSDSETFYLDPDAEQAVLFELDPEVEAEQGHLLGLEDESEVVEVDHGEDQSLELECEARAEPEQSESEDFCAVCLNGGDLLCCDRCPKVYHLSCHVPRLTSFPLGDWVCTLCRSDQEPPQAYDCENTHPGGTVKVPYTLSHQDQRRCEKLSLLLYCHTLSAPFHEPVSPLARNYYQIIKKPIDLSVIRRKLDRSNTLHYFSSEQFVDDVLLMFKNCAKFNYPDSEVAHAGRNLEMFFLSKLKEIFPDQTFPSATQNRTDRARLQWFRRKRRNVFSGKKYYL; from the exons ATGGCAGACCTGACTCACAGATGCCATGGCAACTTTCCACAAAGACGAGCCATCCCGTTTCCACAGGGACTCAGGTGCAGAGCTCGTCTGGCACaggaggccacgtcatcagagACGGGTCCAAATCTGAGTCCAGAGAAc GAGCCAAACTGGTGTTGCAATGGGAAACCCGGAGCAGCCTTTCCACCATCAGGAAAACGAGAACAGCAGCCTGGTAAAAGTGTCCAAGATTTACTGAAGAGAACCAG GATTCACCCAGAGGCCCAGAGGATTCTGGGTAATTCCTCCATCGCTGTGGTGAGCCTGGAACGTCTCAACTTCCAGACTGTGTCCTTGTTATCTCTGCAGCCTGTTGTGTCATTGGTCCGACTGCCATCTCAAACACAAACCGAGCACCAACACGATCAGGATTTAAAGCATCATCAGCAG CAGAACGGATTCAGACCAAAAGACATTCTGGAATTAAAAGAAGTTTCACTCGATGCCGAGTCAGCAGAAGCAGCTGATTGGGATCAGACAGGAGCAACATCTTGGACTGAGCTGTATCATTCAGAAAGCGCTTCGTttggagaaccagaacaagattcTGGCTTTGACTGTGAATCCAATCCAGATCAGTCCTACATCCTGTTTGCTTCAGGATCAGAGGATGGGAAAAGCGATTCAGAAACATTCTATTTGGATCCGGATGCAGAACAGGCTGTGCTGTTTGAACTGGACCCAGAAGTTGAAGCAGAACAGGGTCATCTTCTGGGGCTGGAGGATGAGTCTGAGGTAGTTGAAGTGGATCACGGCGAAGATCAAAGTCTGGAGCTGGAGTGTGAAGCGAGAGCAGAACCTGAACAGAGTGAGAGTGAAGATTTTTGTGCCGTTTGTCTGAATGGAGGAGATCTTCTCTGCTGTGATCGCTGCCCAAAGGTTTACCATCTGTCCTGTCATGTCCCTCGTCTCACCAGCTTCCCTCT AGGCGACTGGGTGTGCACGCTGTGTCGGTCGGACCAGGAGCCTCCACAGGCCTACGACTGTGAGAACACACACCCCGGTGGAACCGTAAAAGTGCCTTACACACTctcccatcaggaccagagg AGGTGTGAGAAGTTGTCCCTGTTGTTGTACTGTCACACACTCAGCGCTCCTTTCCACGAACCCGTCAGCCCACTG GCCCGGAACTACTACCAGATCATCAAGAAGCCCATTGATCTATCAGTCATCCGACGGAAACTAGACAGGAGCAACACTCTCCATTACTTCTCATCAGAGCAGTTTGTTGACGATGTCCTGCTGATGTTTAAAAACTGTGCCAAGTTTAATTAT CCGGACTCGGAGGTGGCCCATGCTGGCCGGAACCTTGAGATGTTTTTCTTGAGTAAACTGAAGGAGATTTTTCCTGACCAGACGTTTCCATCAGCCACTCAGAACAGAACGGACAGAGCTCGGCTCCAGTGGTTCAGGAGGAAGAGAAGAAATGTCTTTAGTGGGAAGAAATATTACCTATAA
- the rpl27a gene encoding large ribosomal subunit protein uL15, which yields MPTKKSKTRKLRGHVSHGHGRVGKHRKHPGGRGNAGGMHHHRINFDKYHPGYFGKVGMRHYHLKRNASYCPTVNLDKLWTLVSEQTRLNYAKKPDGPAPVIDAVRAGYYKVLGKGKLPKQPVIVKAKFFSRQAEEKIKAVGGACVLMA from the exons ATG CCAACTAAAAAGTCCAAGACCAGGAAACTCCGAGGACACGTCAGCCACGGACATGGTCGCGTCG GCAAGCACAGGAAGCATCCTGGAGGTCGTGGTAACGCCGGTGGCATGCATCACCACAGAATCAACTTTGATAAATA CCATCCAGGCTACTTTGGTAAGGTGGGCATGAGACATTACCACCTAAAGAGAAACGCgtcctactgtcccactgtcaACCTGGACAAGCTGTGGACGCTGGTGAGCGAGCAGACCAGGCTCAACTATGCCAAGAAGCCTGATGGGCCTGCTCCTGTCATTGACGCTGTGCGCGCT GGCTACTACAAGGTTCTGGGTAAAGGCAAGCTGCCCAAGCAGCCCGTAATCGTCAAGGCCAAGTTCTTCAGCCGACAGGCCGAAGAGAAGATCAAGGCTGTGGGGGGAGCCTGTGTGCTGATGGCATAA